The segment ACGCTGGAAAAAATCCCTGCTCTTCAGGCGGTATTCGATGGATTTCCTAAAATCTCCCTGATGGTAGCTGAGAGATCCCAGCAGGCCGCAGGCAGTCCCGGAAAGAGCGGAATCGCCTTGCTCCTCTGCCAGTTTCAACACCTCAACGGCGACCTGTCCAGCTTCTTCCATTCTGGCAAGTTTCAGAAGGAAATGCCCTTTCAGGGACAAAATATCTCCCAGAAAAGTTTTCATCCCGTTTTCCCTGGCCAGCCCGACTACCTGCTCGATCTCTGAGAGCGCTTTCTCAACGTTTCCCAGGTAGTCGAATAAAAACGAGTTGCATCTGAAATACAGGGCAGTTGCTTTCAAATCGGATGCGAATCCCTGCATTTTAGGTATTTCTTCAAGAATTTCCCGGCTTTTTTCGAGATCCCCTAGCTGCAGATGGCACATGCCGATTTTGAACAGCAGCAGAAATTTCAAGGTCGGATCTGCTTCCTTCAGCAGGAGAGAGAATGAATCCAGCGCGGCTTCGATGCCGCCCTTGTAATATTCAATGCAGGCGGCAAAAAATGCCCTGTGTACACCCTCGATGGCTTCGATTTCCACCTGGGCTTCCTCAAATCTATTCTGCAGGATCAGCTGGTCGATCAGGGCCAGTTTCAAATCACGCTCACGGTACCCGGCTGATTCGAGCTCGTTCCGGATGATGAACACAAGGTCGCAGCTTACAGACGGAAGGAACAGGTTCATATCTCCGAACTTAATCAGGGCATCAATGGCGGCATGCCTTTGTCGCGAAAAGAGAAAATGATTATAAATCTCTTTTACATACAGCGGCTCTGAACCGAAACGCTTCTGCAGCAGCAATGCTGCTCTGTCGTGCAGCTCCTCCATCTCTGCATCCGGTATCTTTTCCCTGATGAAACTCTTGAGGATCATGGGCAGGGAAATCTTGCCGAAGGAATCGTACTCGGCCAGGCACGAGTCTCTCAGCCTGTCCAGCATGGTTCCGTCATTGTCCGCTGCAATATCCCGCACGATTTCGCTGCCCACAGGGATGCGGAAAACACTGAGTTGCTTCAGGATCTGCCTGAAATCCTTAGTCTGGGATTTCCAGAAAGAACCCTCGAAAAAATGATTGATGATTTCATCGAGTTTTTTATCTCCGCCCCACTTGGTCAGGGTCATCTCTCCTGATAACAAAAGAGCGCAGATCGCCTTGACTGAAAAGGGATGTCCCTGGGACAGTTTGCAGATCTTTCTTTTCGTTTCCGCATCCGGGAGATCACGATTCTGAAACTCGAAGATCGAGTCAACCATTTCCAAAGTTTCGGATTCGATCAGCGGGGGCAGGAAGTATGTGAAAATGTCCGCTGAAACTTCAATCGAGGTTTTCGGTCTGGTTCTGGAAGTGACGATCACCCTTCCCTCTGCAGAGGAAGAAGCCTTTTCAAGCAGGTCAAGCGTTTTTCTGCTTTCGCTCATGTGAAAATCGTCGATGATCAGCTTGATGTCCCTTTTGGACAGGAAATCAAGAAACTTTTCCGGATCATGGCAGAAGATCGGTACTTCCTTGTCGCCGGCATAAAGGCGCAGGGTGTCTGAGAGTGAACTGTAGAAATCCTCTTCAGTCCAGGCGTCCCTGCAGCGCAGGATGATTGAGTTCCACCCGTTCTTCTGCAGGCTGGCGAGCAATTCTCCTGTCAGCCATGTTTTGCCTGACCCGGGCAGGCCTACTATGCAGACGCAGCCGGCCTGGGAAAATTTGCGGACCAGGAGTTCTATGATGTCTTTTCTGGAAATTTTTGGACTCTCGTTCATTACCTGAATTTTATCTCTCAACGTTGAAAATTTCAAATGAGTTTAGAACCTGTATCTGAAAACAGGATAGACTTGGAGATGGGGTTTTAAATGCCGCCTGAGAAGAAAAAGAAAAGTGAATTCAGATCCTGTTCTTCTCGTAAATTTTGTTCAATGCAAGTTTAGCCTGTTCCCTGACTTCGCGGCTTTCGTCCTTCAGGGCTTCCTTGAGCGGCGGAATGGCCCGCACATCGGAGATCCTGCCGAGGGATTTGCAGACAGCCCCGCGCACGCTCTTGCTGCGGTCAGAGAGCAGTTCGATCAGAGAGTCGCAGGATCCCACACTCTTGATGTTTCCCAGCACCAGCGCTGAATGTTCCCTCATGAATCGGTTGCGGTCATACAGCATCTTAATCAGGATCTTTTCCAGCTGATTGTTCTGAATCATGGACAGGATCTCTGTGGAATTGTCCCGCAGCACCTGGTCGTCGTTCTTCAGGCATTTCACCAGCAGCGGGATAGCCTGTTCGCCAAACTGGCTGATTGCCTCGAAAATCTTGTTCTTGATCCACATGTTCTCCAGGCTGAGGTTCTTGACCAGCGGTGTAATCGCACCTGTATCTCCGATTTTGCCGAGTGCTTCCACGGCTTCTTCCCGCACGCGGTTGTCCGGATCGTCCAGCAGCTTGTACAGACTTTCCAGAGCTCTGCGGTCCTTCTTCTCACCCAGGATTCTGGCGGCTTTCGCCCGTACCAGATCGCTCTGGTCATTGATGCTCTTCAGAATGATCGGCACCACTCTGTGGTCTTCAATATTCCCGAGGGATTCAATGATCCTGATCCTGATCGTTTCGCTCTTGTCACCCAGAGATTCCGTGAGCGGTTCCACTGCTCTCGGATCCCGGAGCGCGCCAAGGGTCTCGATGATCGTCATCCGGATCTTTTCGTTGGAGTCGCGCAGGACTTTGACCAGTGGTTCCACTGCCAGCGCGGAACCGATCTTGCCAAGGGCTTCCACAGCGACCTTGCGCAACTGCTCGTTGGAGTCCTTGAGGCTTCTGACCAATGGTTCAATCGCACGCACATCTTTGAATTCGCCCAGCGTGTAAATAATGCTTTCCTTGGCATAATCATCCGCCACGGTAAGCTCCTCAAGTAAGATACGCACAATTTTCTGCTCCCCGATTTTCACCAGGGCATTGGCTATTTCATAGTAATCAACGCCATCGGTTTTATGCTTCAAAAGCCCTATCAGCACTTCGATTGCCTTGGAATTGCCGAGTTCCCCGAGAGCAAACACGGCCCAGTATTTAGCGATTGACTCAGATTCGGACAGCACTTCGATCAGCTGGTCCACCGCCTGCTCGTTACCGAATTTTCCGAGCAGTTCGGCCACATTTCTCTGCATGCCGTTCAATACTTCCCGGACAGTGCAGAAAATATTTTCGTCTTCAAGACCTCGCAGTTCTTCCAGATCTTTGGCGCGGATTGTATCTTTCAGGATCGAAACCAGCATCCCGGATACCCTGGAATCTTTTTCCCGGATCAGGCACTGGGCGATGGTGAAGCGCAGCCATGAATATGATTCCCTCATCACCAGGATCATCTTGCGGCTTTCCATCACTGCCCTGTCGATTGAGAGCAGGGCATCCACGGTAAGAGCCTTGATTTTCTTGTCATTGCTGTCCAGAAGCCTGACCAGCGGCATGATTGTCCTGATGTCTCCAGTTCTGGAGAACACACGGATTACTTTGGACTTGATGTCACTTTTTGAGCCGGGAAGAAATTCCACCAGGGCTTCAGTGGCCTGTTCCTTGAATTTGACCAGCGCATCTACAGCTTCTTCGCTCACCACAACATTCTCATCTGACAGTTTTCGAATGAGCCTGGAGATAGCCATCTCGTTCTTGATCACTCCCAGCGCAATTACAGACTGTTTTCTGACTTCATCGTTGGCATCGTCGATCACTTCGATCAAAGCTTCGGTTGCCATGCGGTTACCGATCTTGCCAAGAGCGATCACAGACTGTTCGCGCAGCCGTTCATCCTTGTCATCCAGATGCTGGATCACTGTTTCAGTGGCTTCCTCATCGCCGATCTCGCCAAGCGCGATGATGGCTTTCTGCTTCAATTCAGGTGCGATATTCTCGCTCAACAGTTTGATCAGGGGAGCCACCGCGCGTGGTGTTTTCAAAAGTCCCAGGGACTCGCAGGCTGCAAGGCGCACTTCATCCTGTACGTCAGCCAGAGCTTCGATCAGGGATTCGCAGGAAAACGGATCACCGATTTTTCCGAGTGCTACGGCCGCTTCCTTGCGGATCCTTTCATTGAGATCCTTCAATAATATGGAAATCGAGTTTACTATCTCTCGACGGCGGATTTCACCAAGCGCCCAGACAGCTTTGAGTTTGACATCATCGTTCTGGTCTGAGAGCTGACTAACCAGCACATCCAGAGATTCTTCGGCCCGCAGGAGGCCGAGAGCTTCGCAGACGGCACTTCTGACCTCGTCGACCGGGTCGTCAGCCAGCTTATTAAGGGCCGGGATAGCCTTACGGCTTTTAATTTTCCCCAGGGCTTTAGCAGCCACAAAGCGCAAGTCGCCGCTTTTTTCTTTCAGGAGCGGAATCAATCCATCCACAGCACGCTCATCACCGATCTTTCCTAGTGATTCGGCAGCTACATACACCAGATCATCATTTTCATTATTCAGAACCAGCAGCAGGTGTTCCACAGCCTGGACTGATCCAATCTTTCCCAGAGCCTTGATCAGCAGATAGCAGATATCCTCATTTCCTTCCTGCACCAGCATTTTAAGCAGGGGGTCGGTAGCGAGGCCTGAACCGATATCGCCAAGCGCTTCAATCGCTGCTTCCCGCAGATCCAGGTTGTCCTGATTTAAAATATCCAGAATAGGTTTAACACCGTTTTCGGCTTTATGTTCACCGAGTTCCTGTATGATGGCATATTTCTCGTCGTCATTCGATTCCTGCTGCAACCTGAAGAGCAGATTTTCAAGGTGTTTCTGTTCATCTTCCTCTTCCGGAACCTGGATTTCTTCTTCCTGGGACTCTTCTCCTTCACGTTCCCGTTCTTCCTCTGCCTGCATCTTTTTCCTGACGCGCTCAATCACGGGAACTGCTTCTTTACCCTTGGCCGGACCGCCGGGTACGCTCTCCACGATTACAGGTTCAGCTTCATCAGAGCTGATCTCAGGTTCGATCTGCGATTTAATTTCAGGTATTTCCGGTTCCGGTGTCAGTTCGGGCAGGATTCTGGAAAGATCTGACTCTTCCCTGGAAACTGCAGGCGGTGGAATCTTTGTTTTCTTGGAAGGAGTGACTGTTGATTGAGGTACTTCAGTCTTCAAGTCAGCATTTTCCGGTTTTTTTACTTTGGGTTCTTCAGGGGAAGCGAAAAGCGTTTTGACTGCGCTCGCGTCGAAAAGTGGTTCTTCTTCAGATTCAGCTGCCGGTTCATCCAGGCTGAATTTCTCGGTTTCAAATGAGAACTCTCCTTTTTCTTTATCTTCGCCGCTGAGATCGAAATCCATCTCTTCGGCTTTCTTCCCCTCCTCAGCTTTAGGTGGCAGAAGATCGCTGAAATCGTCATCCGAGCCTTCATCGTCAAGACTGAATTCTGCGTCATCACCCATTTTAATGTCTAAATCGCCTTCATCTTTGCTGGTTGATGGTTTCGCAGCTTTAGCTTCCGGCTGTGGTTTACTGTCCAGAGAAAAATCAAATCCGTTATCTGCGCTATCTTCTTTTTTCTTTGGCAGAAGCTCATCGTATTTTTCCTCGTCACCACCCGCAAAAAGTTCATCGAATGATTTCTTGGAATCAGTGATTTGGGCAGAGGGCGGCTTCTGGACGCTGCTTTCCAGCAAGTCCAGCTTAATCTCGCCGGAAGAACTCATGTCATCCTTCAGATCTCCGGATTCGGATTTCACGTCAATTGATGGCTGGGAATCCGAAAGATCCAGTTCCTTGAAAAAATCATCTTCAGCGGAATCTGTGGTTTCCTTCTTGGGTTCAGATGCCTTTTTGGAAGGTACTTCTTTGGAAGGGACATCATTCAGAAAATTGCTGTCTTCATTGAGAAAATTGGACTGAATGGAAATTTCCCCGGACTCCTTGC is part of the Candidatus Wallbacteria bacterium genome and harbors:
- a CDS encoding protein kinase, giving the protein MNESPKISRKDIIELLVRKFSQAGCVCIVGLPGSGKTWLTGELLASLQKNGWNSIILRCRDAWTEEDFYSSLSDTLRLYAGDKEVPIFCHDPEKFLDFLSKRDIKLIIDDFHMSESRKTLDLLEKASSSAEGRVIVTSRTRPKTSIEVSADIFTYFLPPLIESETLEMVDSIFEFQNRDLPDAETKRKICKLSQGHPFSVKAICALLLSGEMTLTKWGGDKKLDEIINHFFEGSFWKSQTKDFRQILKQLSVFRIPVGSEIVRDIAADNDGTMLDRLRDSCLAEYDSFGKISLPMILKSFIREKIPDAEMEELHDRAALLLQKRFGSEPLYVKEIYNHFLFSRQRHAAIDALIKFGDMNLFLPSVSCDLVFIIRNELESAGYRERDLKLALIDQLILQNRFEEAQVEIEAIEGVHRAFFAACIEYYKGGIEAALDSFSLLLKEADPTLKFLLLFKIGMCHLQLGDLEKSREILEEIPKMQGFASDLKATALYFRCNSFLFDYLGNVEKALSEIEQVVGLARENGMKTFLGDILSLKGHFLLKLARMEEAGQVAVEVLKLAEEQGDSALSGTACGLLGSLSYHQGDFRKSIEYRLKSRDFFQRSNSAVFTAWTHADIGRAYLRLGEEDVAEDYFAKALETIDQVDDFAPKVRVNYSYCELLLFSSRFVEALERLQAIGKLFHGQCPVLFTSFNFLMGTALEKLGESAKSRDYFKQYRIDLDSMSAETRKLTEEDDSWLTVKLRELGKIGPPALKAKQALAYELFADSADPGLIIDGLAGNFKDFQKIGMGGMGVVFKALDIKRDRTVAIKVLAEKYRDNLKFIRRFIKRDGLAAQRLDHPGIVRIFEVVEGEIPYIVMEYVEGESFRKILDRLGRLQPQHVARIALQVAEALAYAHSHNIIHRDIKPDNIMLHQNRLAKIMDFGLSKVLDVASMTGTGEVFGTLYYMPPEQLRGGDIVEGTDIYALGVTLYEFLTGTLPFKGNNPEQALYKIFNTSPPPPSGIVPEVSQKLDRIVMKAIEKDAAKRYQNAYELIDDCKVFESKKQHR
- a CDS encoding HEAT repeat domain-containing protein gives rise to the protein MKCPHCGADNVDNSKFCVECGAGLDEGGKANLDIGGLKAKVKSEKGDGIDAMIREEDDLFDLDLNLDKNSKSSNKDDEDIFRELGLVEENDSGKDARKGKESGEISIQSNFLNEDSNFLNDVPSKEVPSKKASEPKKETTDSAEDDFFKELDLSDSQPSIDVKSESGDLKDDMSSSGEIKLDLLESSVQKPPSAQITDSKKSFDELFAGGDEEKYDELLPKKKEDSADNGFDFSLDSKPQPEAKAAKPSTSKDEGDLDIKMGDDAEFSLDDEGSDDDFSDLLPPKAEEGKKAEEMDFDLSGEDKEKGEFSFETEKFSLDEPAAESEEEPLFDASAVKTLFASPEEPKVKKPENADLKTEVPQSTVTPSKKTKIPPPAVSREESDLSRILPELTPEPEIPEIKSQIEPEISSDEAEPVIVESVPGGPAKGKEAVPVIERVRKKMQAEEEREREGEESQEEEIQVPEEEDEQKHLENLLFRLQQESNDDEKYAIIQELGEHKAENGVKPILDILNQDNLDLREAAIEALGDIGSGLATDPLLKMLVQEGNEDICYLLIKALGKIGSVQAVEHLLLVLNNENDDLVYVAAESLGKIGDERAVDGLIPLLKEKSGDLRFVAAKALGKIKSRKAIPALNKLADDPVDEVRSAVCEALGLLRAEESLDVLVSQLSDQNDDVKLKAVWALGEIRRREIVNSISILLKDLNERIRKEAAVALGKIGDPFSCESLIEALADVQDEVRLAACESLGLLKTPRAVAPLIKLLSENIAPELKQKAIIALGEIGDEEATETVIQHLDDKDERLREQSVIALGKIGNRMATEALIEVIDDANDEVRKQSVIALGVIKNEMAISRLIRKLSDENVVVSEEAVDALVKFKEQATEALVEFLPGSKSDIKSKVIRVFSRTGDIRTIMPLVRLLDSNDKKIKALTVDALLSIDRAVMESRKMILVMRESYSWLRFTIAQCLIREKDSRVSGMLVSILKDTIRAKDLEELRGLEDENIFCTVREVLNGMQRNVAELLGKFGNEQAVDQLIEVLSESESIAKYWAVFALGELGNSKAIEVLIGLLKHKTDGVDYYEIANALVKIGEQKIVRILLEELTVADDYAKESIIYTLGEFKDVRAIEPLVRSLKDSNEQLRKVAVEALGKIGSALAVEPLVKVLRDSNEKIRMTIIETLGALRDPRAVEPLTESLGDKSETIRIRIIESLGNIEDHRVVPIILKSINDQSDLVRAKAARILGEKKDRRALESLYKLLDDPDNRVREEAVEALGKIGDTGAITPLVKNLSLENMWIKNKIFEAISQFGEQAIPLLVKCLKNDDQVLRDNSTEILSMIQNNQLEKILIKMLYDRNRFMREHSALVLGNIKSVGSCDSLIELLSDRSKSVRGAVCKSLGRISDVRAIPPLKEALKDESREVREQAKLALNKIYEKNRI